Below is a genomic region from Biomphalaria glabrata chromosome 3, xgBioGlab47.1, whole genome shotgun sequence.
gtttgggaaagcgcctgtttgccacacacagttatagacccctagcaggactgccaatgagggtttgggaaggtgcttgaggaactggtaatggatttcgtcttctccaggcgctgtgtcatgtgacttgtccagcgattccctcagttcctcaagcgagaacggtttgttgtaatcttcattgttctctgacctgaaatcaatggggtgtctttcctccctggttttgactttttggaactctggcgtgtagtgtgcagtggatgatttttctgctattgaggatgcaaggcagtcagctatttctctgggggacgtgacagtttgtccttggtttttcaaatgccctattgcatttgattctttccctttgattcgccttactgccttccaaaccgctctagcagaagttttggcatccagtcTGCCGACAAAatttctccaggaattccttttggctgaccgtatggtttgtctagcctttgctctagctatcctgaatagctttaggttttcctgggaaggattctttataaatgcagccagtcgttttttcctatcgccaatagcacttttgcaagctgtatcaaaccatggtttgctaggccgttttggatttgcagaggttaggggtacaactttcctggctatacttagtagcttgctagcaaaggtatcagctgggttctgttcatggaggatattttctgtgatatcctctgagcatcttttttggaattgttcccaatctgccttattcagtttccaccgctgaggtcgtcccaatgaagggagattgttagtaatgatgattgggaagtgatcacttccccgtagatcattgctaactgaccatttaaaattgtccagaagtccggggacacatacggtgaggtcaatgcatgtgagtgatcaagttcctgggtgcaagtaggtcggtgatgcatcattaagtatgcataaatcatgttggaggaagatatcctccagcatacgacctcttgtgtcggtattgttggatccccacatggtgttatgggcattgaaatccccaaggattaaataaggccgggggagttgtttcaataggtcctccatgtctgtttggtttaatggagcgcctggtggtagatacaggctgcagcaaatgataaccttgtgaagggttatcctagctgctacggcctgtagtgtggtctgtagttctaccctctcatgggggatgctatccttcacaaggatacagactccacctgatgctctctctgcatcctcaacattcttgctataagcatggtagcttcggaagctgatgcaatctttcagaaatgtttcctgtacgcagacagctacaggagtctcagagtccatcagtagctgcatttccttgtaattggccttgaggcctctacaattccactgtacaattctggaatccatggcttattctagatgacctacttggagctatttggccttgggaggcccccggaggggtttccctttattccagtgaccttggtatttttattcttgggtttggatggagaggaggacaacccccttttgggggaagtctttctctctggagaggggagatccctctggttagagcggaggtcatttcctcctctctcgcctcgggcatcctctccgctttgatttctccccttagggagttggtcaacctctaattcggtagaggttggggtgtctggctgggttctctgaggagaacctgtgtcagacatgatgtctccgggttctcccggagtattgatttttacatgctgctcagtctccatgctctcatcagcgagcacagagaacctgttctttagcatgacaacagggctttcttgtttcttcagaggtgtgttctttggcggtgttttcttctgagttgggggaggaggagggggtggtggggttaatgtgtccgtctgtgtggctatggatcttcctatcttagcaacagcctgggcgtaggtctttgtcaagccgaattggcccttgggtagggccagtataGACGATTTtgcctggctgaaggtacatccatttcttgccttgtactcctgcacggcaacctcctgtttccacacagggcagtccttggagtaggctgagtggccagcttgacagtttgggcacttgaactgggctgtgcagcccttgtcctcatgaccctctccagcacatctggcacacacagtgttcctcttgcagactgccgcgtcgtgtccataaccctggcacttgaagcacctcatggggttaggtatgtagggcctcactggaactcgtaggtatcctgccttcacatactctggcggtgtcctagttccgaatgtgaggataatagtggcggttttgacctcctcaccatccctgcgcctggtaatgcgccgggcatggatgactccttcaatgccctccactatttccttctcagaacattccagtaggtccctagagctgattacacctctgctggtgttcagactcttgtgtggcatgacttccacttggagatcacagagtctccTGCATCTTagaagcccatcagagtgtgtcttgccatctacttctacaagaagttccattgatttgtgtagcttagacacactcttgggctctcccactactgacttgagtcccttatagataaggaAAGGGCTTAGCTTTGTCAGacttttcccctcctctgtgcacctgaccaccaaaaatgatggcctggtagtacagctttttgtggcctcctccttttttgcctcaataaggcgtctcttgcccagacttaaatctggggcaagtagtttgttggggttttttttgtccatgtatattcttgttaattcggcacctgtgctccccacccgccatcgagtccaacaaggggacagGCCATTCGgaagtccagaatgagcccgccagggctacacaggtgctatactcagtcagctgctgcatcggacatgtgtccgatacagcagctccctgattgaccctccagccaccgccctctaGCATAGGTCGaagacctatgctggtagctcagcATGACCAGCCgattgacccagagcgggccatctgggcctcaggtctaggggaacttggagccaaagtattgtgttgtggtggtttatcctcagatagccaccactcaaacaccaggatctctttatccccccttacccgtcgcagtccacggcaaacggactggtctaggacgtagtgagatatttagagataaggagacagagtgatgatcaatgaaggcagacagaggaaaagaggaggcagacacaatgatagaaaagaagtagggcacttttgagctccaaaagtgctaaggaaagaggagcgcagtttaacgtcatgtctcgggacggtccagtttcttaatgttttcttgagttgagcctgaggggtcccaaacggttaggtctaagtctaaattaattaattacatttagatctagatctagatatttaataacatatttttttttaaaatccttttcttaGATTACAAACCATTTGAGTTAAGTGTTAGAATTGATCTAGTAATtagtagatctatgtctagaactAGCTCAACCATTTCTTcgtaaattttattaaattttaggaCACACTGGGTCCGGgaggagatgaaatgtaaacaataaacacagacctataaatattttattttgcattcagtattatcatttcgcactattaataaataatgaaaaaactgagatttgtttttgtgtcggaattcagacttggcggaacaaaaaatcgtgaatgcgtGAGCTTTTTTGATGATTTTGCGTGATGGTTCCGCATAATGTGGGACTGTAGGCATGTCTCAATGtcactgaaggaggccataatataataaaatatacaacacacaaaaatgtattatataagtacaacaataataaaacaaaatattattactaaatcaTAGACATTTTGTAATTCTCACCTAAAATAACAAGAGGTCTCCCTGACAGTGCCAAACATTCCATATGTAATATAGTCAAGTGACATCCCAATTTTAAAGCGCGACCAAATATAGGGACAAATCTTTCATTCAAATCACAGTTTCGAATATCTAGATAGGTGAGATTCGGAgtctacagaaacaaaaaaaaaaatttttttttaataaaagttttcttaatataaaacacaatagCTAAATATTTGTGATACATATCATAAATACCATTAATAACTATTTACAGAAAAATTTacagaaaattttaaaagtCTTTTATTACTATAAGAAAGGTGCAAgctaaaaaagttataaaaccAGCACAAAAAGCTATAAGTTATATAATCTTCATTTAGAGTTTCTGCTCATCTCTATCCTATAACTCAACTGGAGAATGGAAATGATGCAGGTTTGTGGAACATGTTAATTTTGTTGCTCTTATTAAAATTGCAAACGATTAATTAATCCACTTCTcaatttcatcttaaaaaaaaaaaaaacatggtctGGATTAATTTTGCTAATACAAAGCTCAATATACATAGGATAAATAAATTGGATAAATTGCAGGATAATTTGGCTTAAAATAAGAGGATAATTTGACTTTAAATGCACAgtaaaaataagtttttatacatattttcaaagaaaaacatgCACGCATACCCTTCTGACCAGCCTTGAGCAAGCCTGCCAGCCCCTGGCCTGAATGTTTTTATTGAAGGAGATGTTGAGTTGACAAGCTGTTTCATAGTATTCAATCATGTCAAACAAAGCTGTTGCACACTATGGACCAGAAAACACAATACAAAGATGACACAAAGCGTAGGTAAAAATTAAGTaatgaaagagttaatagaATTTTCTGACATTAAGAGAACTGATCAAGGAGGAGATGACTTCAGTCTTAAAAACTATGTTACCAAAACTCATGTTTCTAACACAAGTTGAGCCTAGCAGATAAATTAgcca
It encodes:
- the LOC129925206 gene encoding uncharacterized protein LOC129925206, whose translation is MDKKNPNKLLAPDLSLGKRRLIEAKKEEATKSCTTRPSFLVVRCTEEGKSLTKLSPFLIYKGLKSVVGEPKSVSKLHKSMELLVEVDGKTHSDGLLRCRRLCDLQVEVMPHKSLNTSRGVISSRDLLECSEKEIVEGIEGVIHARRITRRRDGEEVKTATIILTFGTRTPPEYVKAGYLRVPVRPYIPNPMRCFKCQGYGHDAAVCKRNTVCARCAGEGHEDKGCTAQFKCPNCQAGHSAYSKDCPVWKQEVAVQEYKARNGCTFSQAKSSILALPKGQFGLTKTYAQAVAKIGRSIATQTDTLTPPPPPPPPTQKKTPPKNTPLKKQESPVVMLKNRFSVLADESMETEQHVKINTPGEPGDIMSDTGSPQRTQPDTPTSTELEVDQLPKGRNQSGEDARGERGGNDLRSNQRDLPSPERKTSPKRGLSSSPSKPKNKNTKVTGIKGNPSGGLPRPNSSK